The following proteins are co-located in the Vigna unguiculata cultivar IT97K-499-35 chromosome 9, ASM411807v1, whole genome shotgun sequence genome:
- the LOC114162777 gene encoding C2 and GRAM domain-containing protein At5g50170 isoform X1 has translation MPPYFCFLCVTSCKEPSFFHAMLRLHVCVLEAKDLPVRATYVKLRLAKSKAKTRILTNTCNPVWNQEFCFKVHDAEDVLVVSVVSHVNECRVSNGYVGFLGEVRIPVGSISFEDKQTLLPTWFSLQSPKSGKFFNKYCGKILLTVYLRGKGRAFTKHKHSSNSTVAVENSKELEGLHSSCRAPCDKMGVGKLLRVIANSLHKILKKKEGNSKPGDSSELSSTLLSDPEDSVQENSPSCSFEEALAQMESRDNKPEMPENLSGGVLVDQTYLFSPKDLNLFLFAPKSQFRKDLAELQGITNVQEGPWTWKNGDMSSLTRVVTCTKAATKLVKEVTCTEEQTYIRVCRKEFAILCNISTPEAPYGNTFRIELLYKIMPGEEVPSGEESSHLAVSWGIVFLQSTMMKGMIESGARQGLKDSFNQFSQKLAQNFKVQDKANFSDKEHFLATLQTEDQWHWWQEVAYFCNFTVVSTIFMCLYVMVHIFYCSPSPPQGLEFRGLELPDSYGEFIIGGILSIQLQRVYNMLSHFVQARFQMGTDHGLKANGVGWVLTVALIEGVDLASLASEGLSDPYVVLTCNAQTRSSSVKLQTSNPQWNEILEFEAMEEPPSVLDVEVFDFDGPFDQDVSLGHAEINFLKHTSTELADMWLLLEGKLAQSSQSKLHLRIFLDNNKGVETIKEYLGKMEKEVGKKLNLRSPQRSSTFQKLFALPPEEFLIKDLTCYLKRKMPLQGRLFLSARILGFYANFFGHKTKFFFLWEDIEDIQVLPPSLATLGSPTLVIILRSGRGIDARHGAKTQDEEGRLRFHFQSFSSFGAACRTIKALWRTRILNPYQKEQITEEHDDQEGFVIPEDSASVLENEENMSRIFSAEVPIRMISVMGIFDGGTLEHKIMQRTGCMNYETTAWELVKPEVFERRVSYQFNRQVSTFGGEVTSTQQKSPNADTGGWTVVEVMALHGVPFADHFHIHFKFEIEPSPLGECACKCEAYISVMWLKSSKFQQRINRNIIAKFNLRLKEIFELVQEEILIMSQNSNG, from the exons ATGCCACCCTACTTTTGCTTTTTATGTGTTACGAGTTGTAAAGAGCCAAGTTTCTTCCACGCTATGTTGAGGCTTCACGTGTGTGTGTTGGAGGCCAAGGACCTTCCTGTGAGGGCTACGTACGTGAAGCTTAGACTCGCCAAGTCCAAGGCCAAGACAAGGATTTTGACAAACACGTGCAACCCCGTTTGGAACCAGGAGTTTTGTTTCAAGGTGCATGATGCTGAGGACGTGCTCGTTGTGTCTGTTGTTAGTCATGTGAATGAGTGCAGAGTGAGCAATGGTTATGTCGGTTTCCTGGGTGAGGTTCGGATACCTGTAGGCTCAATTTCTTTTGAGGATAAACAGACCTTGCTCCCCACCTGGTTCTCTCTTCAAAGCCCCAAGAGTGggaaatttttcaataaatattgtG GGAAAATTCTCCTTACTGTTTATCTTCGTGGTAAAGGCCGTGCTTTTACCAAGCATAAGCATTCTTCAAATTCAACTGTTGCAGTTGAGAACTCAAAGGAATTGGAAGGTCTTCACAGTTCATGTCGGGCACCTTGTGATAAAATGGGTGTAGGCAAACTGTTGAGGGTTATTGCGAATAGTCTGCAtaagattttgaaaaagaaagaaggaaacTCGAAGCCCGGGGATTCTTCAGAACTATCATCCACGTTATTATCGGATCCTGAAGATAGTGTTCAGGAAAATTCACCTTCTTGTAGCTTTGAAGAAGCCCTTGCACAAATGGAATCAAGAGACAACAAACCTGAGATGCCTGAAAATTTATCGGGCGGTGTTCTAGTAGATCAGACTTATTTATTCTCTCCAAAGGAccttaatttgtttctttttgcaCCCAAGTCACAGTTTCGTAAAGATTTGGCTGAGCTGCAGGGAATAACAAATGTGCAAGAAGGACCTTGGACATGGAAAAATGGAGACATGTCAAGTTTGACACGAGTTGTTACTTGTACAAAAGCTGCAACAAAATTGGTGAAGGAAGTTACTTGCACTGAGGAGCAAACGTACATTAGAGTGTGTAGAAAGGAATTTGCTATACTTTGTAATATAAGTACACCTGAAGCTCCATACGGGAATACATTTAGGATTGAATTGCTTTACAAGATAATGCCTGGTGAAGAGGTACCTTCAGGAGAGGAATCCTCTCATCTTGCTGTGTCATGGGGCATTGTCTTCCTCCAAAGCACAATGATGAAAGGCATGATAGAAAGTGGGGCAAGACAGGGATTGAAGGATAGTTTTAACCAGTTCTCCCAAAAACTAGCGCAGAACTTTAAGGTGCAAGATAAGGCAAATTTTTCAGACAAGGAACATTTTTTGGCAACTTTGCAGACTGAAGACCAGTGGCATTGGTGGCAGGAAGTTGCATACTTTTGTAATTTCACTGTGGTTTCCACCATTTTCATGTGTTTGTATGTGATGGtgcatattttttattgtagtcCAAGTCCACCTCAGGGCTTGGAATTTAGGGGGCTTGAATTGCCAGATAGTTATGGGGAATTCATTATAGGTGGAATTTTATCCATCCAGTTGCAGCGTGTTTACAATATGCTGTCTCACTTTGTTCAAGCTAGATTTCAAATGG GAACTGACCATGGCCTCAAAGCTAATGGTGTTGGATGGGTTCTTACTGTGGCTTTAATTGAGGGGGTTGACTTGGCCTCCTTGGCATCAGAAGGGTTGTCAGATCCCTACGTAGTGTTAACCTGTAATGCACAAACAAGATCAAGCTCTGTCAAACTTCAAACATCGAATCCTCAATGGAATG AAATATTAGAGTTTGAAGCTATGGAAGAACCACCATCAGTTTTGGATGtggaagtgtttgattttgATGGTCCATTTGACCAGGATGTTTCACTTGGACATGCTGAGATCAATTTCCTAAAGCACACATCAACTGAGTTGGCAGACATGTGGCTCTTGCTGGAAGGAAAACTTGCTCAATCTTCTCAGTCAAAGTTGCACCTGAGAATTTTCTTGGACAATAATAAAGGAGTTGAGACAATCAAGGAATATTTGGGgaagatggaaaaggaagtaggcAAAAAG TTGAATCTTAGATCACCACAAAGGAGTTCTACATTCCAGAAATTGTTTGCATTACCTCCGGAAGAATTTCTCATAAAAGATTTAACTTGTTACCTCAAGAGAAAAATGCCTTTACAG GGTCGGCTGTTTCTTTCAGCAAGGATTCTGGGTTTTTATGCCAATTTCTTTGGACACAAAACCAAATTTTTCTTCCTTTGGGAAGACATTGAAGACATACAAGTGCTTCCTCCATCGTTGGCAACATTAGGAAGCCCTACATTGGTCATAATCCTGCGAAGTGGTCGAGGTATTGATGCAAGGCACGGTGCAAAGACTCAAGATGAAGAAGGGAGACTTAGGTTTCATTTtcaatcattttcttcatttggTGCTGCTTGCAG AACAATAAAGGCCTTGTGGAGAACAAGAATTCTGAACCCCTATCAGAAAGAACAAATTACAGAAGAACATGATGATCAAGAAGGCTTTGTAATTCCAGAAGACTCAGCATCTGTCTTAGAGAATGAAGAAAACATGTCCAGAATCTTCTCTGCAGAAGTACCAATCAGG ATGATATCTGTGATGGGAATTTTTGATGGAGGAACCCTGGAGCATAAAATTATGCAGAGAACAGGATGTATGAACTATGAAACAACGGCGTGGGAGCTAGTAAAACCTGAGGTGTTCGAGAGGCGTGTTTCTTACCAATTCAATCGACAAGTATCAACTTTTGGAGGTGAAGTCACAAGCACACAGCAAAAATCTCCAAATGCAGACACTGGAGGTTGGACTGTGGTTGAAGTTATGGCTCTTCACGGTGTCCCTTTTGCTGATCACTTTCAT ATTCATTTTAAGTTCGAAATTGAGCCATCACCTCTTGGTGAATGTGCTTGCAAGTGTGAAGCTTACATTAGTGTCATGTGGCTTAAGAGCTCCAAGTTTCAGCAGAGGATCAACCGCAACATAATAGCCAAGTTTAACCTTCGATTGAAGGAAATATTTGAACTGGTTCAGGAAGAGATTTTGATCATGTCTCAGAACTCAAATGGATAA
- the LOC114162777 gene encoding C2 and GRAM domain-containing protein At5g50170 isoform X2 yields MPPYFCFLCVTSCKEPSFFHAMLRLHVCVLEAKDLPVRATYVKLRLAKSKAKTRILTNTCNPVWNQEFCFKVHDAEDVLVVSVVSHVNECRVSNGYVGFLGKILLTVYLRGKGRAFTKHKHSSNSTVAVENSKELEGLHSSCRAPCDKMGVGKLLRVIANSLHKILKKKEGNSKPGDSSELSSTLLSDPEDSVQENSPSCSFEEALAQMESRDNKPEMPENLSGGVLVDQTYLFSPKDLNLFLFAPKSQFRKDLAELQGITNVQEGPWTWKNGDMSSLTRVVTCTKAATKLVKEVTCTEEQTYIRVCRKEFAILCNISTPEAPYGNTFRIELLYKIMPGEEVPSGEESSHLAVSWGIVFLQSTMMKGMIESGARQGLKDSFNQFSQKLAQNFKVQDKANFSDKEHFLATLQTEDQWHWWQEVAYFCNFTVVSTIFMCLYVMVHIFYCSPSPPQGLEFRGLELPDSYGEFIIGGILSIQLQRVYNMLSHFVQARFQMGTDHGLKANGVGWVLTVALIEGVDLASLASEGLSDPYVVLTCNAQTRSSSVKLQTSNPQWNEILEFEAMEEPPSVLDVEVFDFDGPFDQDVSLGHAEINFLKHTSTELADMWLLLEGKLAQSSQSKLHLRIFLDNNKGVETIKEYLGKMEKEVGKKLNLRSPQRSSTFQKLFALPPEEFLIKDLTCYLKRKMPLQGRLFLSARILGFYANFFGHKTKFFFLWEDIEDIQVLPPSLATLGSPTLVIILRSGRGIDARHGAKTQDEEGRLRFHFQSFSSFGAACRTIKALWRTRILNPYQKEQITEEHDDQEGFVIPEDSASVLENEENMSRIFSAEVPIRMISVMGIFDGGTLEHKIMQRTGCMNYETTAWELVKPEVFERRVSYQFNRQVSTFGGEVTSTQQKSPNADTGGWTVVEVMALHGVPFADHFHIHFKFEIEPSPLGECACKCEAYISVMWLKSSKFQQRINRNIIAKFNLRLKEIFELVQEEILIMSQNSNG; encoded by the exons ATGCCACCCTACTTTTGCTTTTTATGTGTTACGAGTTGTAAAGAGCCAAGTTTCTTCCACGCTATGTTGAGGCTTCACGTGTGTGTGTTGGAGGCCAAGGACCTTCCTGTGAGGGCTACGTACGTGAAGCTTAGACTCGCCAAGTCCAAGGCCAAGACAAGGATTTTGACAAACACGTGCAACCCCGTTTGGAACCAGGAGTTTTGTTTCAAGGTGCATGATGCTGAGGACGTGCTCGTTGTGTCTGTTGTTAGTCATGTGAATGAGTGCAGAGTGAGCAATGGTTATGTCGGTTTCCTGG GGAAAATTCTCCTTACTGTTTATCTTCGTGGTAAAGGCCGTGCTTTTACCAAGCATAAGCATTCTTCAAATTCAACTGTTGCAGTTGAGAACTCAAAGGAATTGGAAGGTCTTCACAGTTCATGTCGGGCACCTTGTGATAAAATGGGTGTAGGCAAACTGTTGAGGGTTATTGCGAATAGTCTGCAtaagattttgaaaaagaaagaaggaaacTCGAAGCCCGGGGATTCTTCAGAACTATCATCCACGTTATTATCGGATCCTGAAGATAGTGTTCAGGAAAATTCACCTTCTTGTAGCTTTGAAGAAGCCCTTGCACAAATGGAATCAAGAGACAACAAACCTGAGATGCCTGAAAATTTATCGGGCGGTGTTCTAGTAGATCAGACTTATTTATTCTCTCCAAAGGAccttaatttgtttctttttgcaCCCAAGTCACAGTTTCGTAAAGATTTGGCTGAGCTGCAGGGAATAACAAATGTGCAAGAAGGACCTTGGACATGGAAAAATGGAGACATGTCAAGTTTGACACGAGTTGTTACTTGTACAAAAGCTGCAACAAAATTGGTGAAGGAAGTTACTTGCACTGAGGAGCAAACGTACATTAGAGTGTGTAGAAAGGAATTTGCTATACTTTGTAATATAAGTACACCTGAAGCTCCATACGGGAATACATTTAGGATTGAATTGCTTTACAAGATAATGCCTGGTGAAGAGGTACCTTCAGGAGAGGAATCCTCTCATCTTGCTGTGTCATGGGGCATTGTCTTCCTCCAAAGCACAATGATGAAAGGCATGATAGAAAGTGGGGCAAGACAGGGATTGAAGGATAGTTTTAACCAGTTCTCCCAAAAACTAGCGCAGAACTTTAAGGTGCAAGATAAGGCAAATTTTTCAGACAAGGAACATTTTTTGGCAACTTTGCAGACTGAAGACCAGTGGCATTGGTGGCAGGAAGTTGCATACTTTTGTAATTTCACTGTGGTTTCCACCATTTTCATGTGTTTGTATGTGATGGtgcatattttttattgtagtcCAAGTCCACCTCAGGGCTTGGAATTTAGGGGGCTTGAATTGCCAGATAGTTATGGGGAATTCATTATAGGTGGAATTTTATCCATCCAGTTGCAGCGTGTTTACAATATGCTGTCTCACTTTGTTCAAGCTAGATTTCAAATGG GAACTGACCATGGCCTCAAAGCTAATGGTGTTGGATGGGTTCTTACTGTGGCTTTAATTGAGGGGGTTGACTTGGCCTCCTTGGCATCAGAAGGGTTGTCAGATCCCTACGTAGTGTTAACCTGTAATGCACAAACAAGATCAAGCTCTGTCAAACTTCAAACATCGAATCCTCAATGGAATG AAATATTAGAGTTTGAAGCTATGGAAGAACCACCATCAGTTTTGGATGtggaagtgtttgattttgATGGTCCATTTGACCAGGATGTTTCACTTGGACATGCTGAGATCAATTTCCTAAAGCACACATCAACTGAGTTGGCAGACATGTGGCTCTTGCTGGAAGGAAAACTTGCTCAATCTTCTCAGTCAAAGTTGCACCTGAGAATTTTCTTGGACAATAATAAAGGAGTTGAGACAATCAAGGAATATTTGGGgaagatggaaaaggaagtaggcAAAAAG TTGAATCTTAGATCACCACAAAGGAGTTCTACATTCCAGAAATTGTTTGCATTACCTCCGGAAGAATTTCTCATAAAAGATTTAACTTGTTACCTCAAGAGAAAAATGCCTTTACAG GGTCGGCTGTTTCTTTCAGCAAGGATTCTGGGTTTTTATGCCAATTTCTTTGGACACAAAACCAAATTTTTCTTCCTTTGGGAAGACATTGAAGACATACAAGTGCTTCCTCCATCGTTGGCAACATTAGGAAGCCCTACATTGGTCATAATCCTGCGAAGTGGTCGAGGTATTGATGCAAGGCACGGTGCAAAGACTCAAGATGAAGAAGGGAGACTTAGGTTTCATTTtcaatcattttcttcatttggTGCTGCTTGCAG AACAATAAAGGCCTTGTGGAGAACAAGAATTCTGAACCCCTATCAGAAAGAACAAATTACAGAAGAACATGATGATCAAGAAGGCTTTGTAATTCCAGAAGACTCAGCATCTGTCTTAGAGAATGAAGAAAACATGTCCAGAATCTTCTCTGCAGAAGTACCAATCAGG ATGATATCTGTGATGGGAATTTTTGATGGAGGAACCCTGGAGCATAAAATTATGCAGAGAACAGGATGTATGAACTATGAAACAACGGCGTGGGAGCTAGTAAAACCTGAGGTGTTCGAGAGGCGTGTTTCTTACCAATTCAATCGACAAGTATCAACTTTTGGAGGTGAAGTCACAAGCACACAGCAAAAATCTCCAAATGCAGACACTGGAGGTTGGACTGTGGTTGAAGTTATGGCTCTTCACGGTGTCCCTTTTGCTGATCACTTTCAT ATTCATTTTAAGTTCGAAATTGAGCCATCACCTCTTGGTGAATGTGCTTGCAAGTGTGAAGCTTACATTAGTGTCATGTGGCTTAAGAGCTCCAAGTTTCAGCAGAGGATCAACCGCAACATAATAGCCAAGTTTAACCTTCGATTGAAGGAAATATTTGAACTGGTTCAGGAAGAGATTTTGATCATGTCTCAGAACTCAAATGGATAA